Proteins from one Limanda limanda chromosome 9, fLimLim1.1, whole genome shotgun sequence genomic window:
- the zgc:109982 gene encoding retinol dehydrogenase 8, translating to MNQKVVLITGCSSGIGLALAVRIAKDEKKRFMVYATMRNLSKGEALVEAVGRTLGRTLEIKQLDVCDEDSIKACVNSLPERRVDILISNAGMGLIGPIECQSIDEMKTVMDTNFFGLVRLLKEILPDMKRKKKGHIVVISSVMGIQGILFNDIYAASKFAGEGFCESLAVQALRFNLNISLIEPGPVITEFERKVFDEALKTDLSKADKETADMFTNIYLKNYKQIFETFGQTAEDVAEHTFKIITMEDPPFRHQTNTLYTPMTTLKYADPNGDLPIDTFYKMVFEHDKVFNASLNFLKLLRWRSRKSFTLENDKSN from the exons ATGAACCAGAAGGTTGTACTCATCACTGGCTGCTCCTCTGGGATTGGCCTTGCTTTGGCTGTACGCATCGCAAAAGATGAGAAGAAGAGGTTCATGG TCTATGCCACTATGAGGAACCTGAGTAAGGGCGAAGCGCTGGTCGAGGCCGTAGGTCGGACTCTGGGCAGGACCTTGGAGATCAAGCAGCTGGACGTATGTGACGAAGATTCCATCAAAGCCTGTGTGAACAGTCTGCCTGAGCGCAGGGTGGACATCCTCA TAAGCAATGCTGGGATGGGTCTGATTGGACCCATTGAGTGTCAATCAATTGATGAGATGAAGACAGTCATGGACACCAACTTTTTTGGGCTGGTGCGGCTGCTGAAAGAAATCCTTCCTgacatgaagaggaagaaaaaaggcCACATTGTGGTCATCAGCAGTGTCATGGGTATTCAGG GAATTTTATTCAATGACATCTATGCAGCATCCAAATTTGCAGGGGAAGGCTTCTGTGAGAGCTTGGCAGTACAAGCCCTGAGATTTAACCTCAA CATCAGCCTGATTGAACCAGGTCCAGTGATAACAGAGTTTGAGCGTAAGGTTTTCGACGAGGCCTTGAAGACTGATCTCAGCAAAGCCGACAAAGAGACGGCTGACATGTTCACCAACATCTACTTGAAGAATTACAAACAAATCTTTGAGACCTTTGGGCAGACTGCAGAGGATGTAGCAGAG CACACTTTCAAGATCATCACGATGGAGGATCCACCTTTTCGCCACCAGACGAACACTCTTTACACCCCAATGACCACGCTCAAATATGCTGACCCCAACGGCGACCTCCCCATCGACACGTTCTACAAGATGGTGTTTGAACACGACAAGGTCTTCAACGCCAGCCTGAACTTCCTCAAACTTCtgcgctggagaagtcgaaaAAGCTTTACCTTGGAAAATGACAAGAGCAACTAA
- the LOC133010796 gene encoding tripartite motif-containing protein 16-like: protein MAQQENQLDRERFCCSICLDLLKDPVTTGCGHSYCKSCINTHWDKGEERGSYSCPQCRQTFTPRPVLGKNTMLADLVEELRKTGLQAAPADLCSAGPEDVACDVCTGRKLKAIKSCLNCLASYCEKHLQPHLQSAAFKKHKLVEPSEKLQENICSLHDEVMKMFCRTDHQCICYLCSVEEHKDHDTVSAASERTERQRGLGLRRQTIQQRVQDTEKDVKLLQQEEEAVNCSADKAVEDSEEIFTELIRLLEKRSSDVKLQIRSQQETEVSRVRELQERLEQEITELKRTDHELKQLSDTEDHNQFLHNYPSLSLSESTHSSSISIRPLRNFEDVTAAVSQVRGRLQDILSETGTEILQIVSQADVLLPQPEMKNRVDFLKYSQKIKLNPNTANRDLLLSEGNTKVTHTSEELYYPNHPDRFTHWPQVLSRESLTGRCYWEVKMSRGGRVGVAVTYKNIRRAGRSRQCQFGVDDKSWLLYCDENSCSFFYNSINHIVSDPVSSRVGVYLDHSAGVLSFYSVTGTMTLLHRVQTTFTQPLYAGVLVYDYGDTAEFF from the coding sequence atggcgcagcaagaaaatcaactggacagagaaagattctgctgttcgatctgtctggatctactgaaggatccggtgactactggctgtggacacagctactgtaagagctgtattaacacccactgggacaaaggggaggagagaggaagctacagctgccctcagtgtagacagaccttcacaccgaggcccgtcctggggaaaaacaccatgttagctgatttagtggaggagctgaggaagactggactccaagctgctcctgctgatctctgctctgctggacctgaagatgtggcctgtgatgtctgcactgggagaaaactgaaagctatCAAGtcttgtttgaattgtttggcctcttattgtgaaaaacacctccagcctcatcttcagtcagctgcatttaagaagcacaagctggtggagccctctgagaagctccaggagaacatctgctctctacacgatgaggtgatgaagatgttctgccgcactgatcatcagtgtatctgttatctctgctctgtggaggaacataaagaccacgacacagtgtccgCTGCatcagaaaggactgagaggcagagagggctcgggctgaggagacaaacaatccagcagagagtccaggacacagagaaagacgtgaagctgcttcaacaggaggaggaggccgtcaattgctctgctgataaagcagtggaggacagtgaggagatcttcactgagctgatccgtctactggagaaaagaagctctgatgtgaagctgcagatcagatcccagcaggaaactgaagtgagtcgagtcagagagcttcaggagagactggagcaggagatcactgagctgaagaggacaGACCATGAACttaagcagctctcagacacagaggatcacaaccagtttctacacaactacccctcactgtcactcagtgaatctacacactcatccagcatcagtatccgtcctctgaggaactttgaggacgtgacagcagctgtttcacaggtcagaggtcgactacaggacattctgagtgagacagggacagagattttacagattgtgtctcaagcgGATGTTTTACTTCCACAACCAGAGATGAAGAACAGAGtcgacttcttaaaatattcacagaaaatcaaactgaatccaaacacagcaaacagagaTCTGTTATTATCGGAGGGAAATACAAAAGTAACACATACGAGTGAAGAACTGTATTATcctaatcacccagacagattcacacattggcctcaggtcctgagtagagagagtctgactggacgttgttactgggaggtgaagatgagcagaggaggaagagttggtgtagcagtcacatacaagaatatcagaagagcagGACGCTCACGTCAATGTCAATTTGGAGTAGATGATAAATCTTGGTTGTTATATTGTGATGAAAACAGTTGTAGCTTTTTTTACAACAGCATCAACCATATAGTGTCAgatcctgtgtcctccagagtaggagtgtacctggatcacagtgcaggtgttctgtccttctacagcgtcactggcaccatgactctcctccacagagtccagaccacattcactcagcctctctatgctggagttttGGTTTATGATtatggagacacagctgagttcttttaa
- the dr1 gene encoding protein Dr1 encodes MASSSGNDDDLTIPRAAINKMIKETLPNVRVANDARELVVNCCTEFIHLISSEANEICNKSDKKTISPEHVINALESLGFASYITEVKDVLQECKTVALKRRKASSRLENLGIPEEELLRQQQELFAKARQQQAELAQQEWLQMQQAAQQAQMAAASASAAQQAGSSQDEDEEDDI; translated from the exons ATGGCTTCGTCCTCTGGAAACGACGACGACCTCACAATCCCCAGAGCAGCTATCAACAAGATGATCAAGGAAACTCTCCCTAACGTACGAGTGGCAAACGATGCCAGGGAGCTGGTGGTGAACTGCTGCACAGAGTTCATACACCTCATATCCTCCGAAGCCAATGAAATATGCAACAAGTCCGACAAGAAGACCATATCTCCTGAGCATGTCATCAATG CCCTCGAGAGTCTTGGTTTTGCATCGTACATCACCGAGGTGAAAGACGTCCTGCAGGAGTGTAAGACCGTGGctctgaagaggaggaaggccAGCTCCCGACTGGAGAACCTGGGCATCCCAGAGGAAGAGCTGCTCAGACAACAGCAGGAGCTGTTTGCCAAG GCGCGGCAGCAGCAGGCCGAGCTCGCCCAGCAGGAGTGGTTGCAGATGCAGCAGGCCGCCCAACAGGCACAGATGGCGGCAGCGTCTGCCAGCGCCGCCCAGCAGGCCGGCTCCTCTCAGgatgaagacgaagaagatGACATTTGA